From the genome of Pantoea alfalfae, one region includes:
- the arsC gene encoding arsenate reductase (glutaredoxin) (This arsenate reductase requires both glutathione and glutaredoxin to convert arsenate to arsenite, after which the efflux transporter formed by ArsA and ArsB can extrude the arsenite from the cell, providing resistance.), giving the protein MVTIYHNPRCSKSRETLALLNARGIEPEVVLYLQTPPDRETLQILLQKLGMQSARELMRTKEAIYSELALGDKNESALLNALVGNPVLIERPIVINGDKARIGRPPEAVLDIL; this is encoded by the coding sequence ATGGTGACGATTTACCACAACCCGCGCTGCAGCAAGAGCCGCGAAACGCTGGCGCTGCTGAACGCGCGCGGGATTGAGCCGGAAGTGGTGCTCTATCTGCAGACGCCACCCGACCGCGAGACGCTGCAAATTCTGCTACAGAAACTGGGGATGCAGAGCGCACGAGAGTTGATGCGTACCAAAGAGGCGATCTACAGCGAGCTGGCACTTGGCGACAAAAACGAAAGTGCGCTGCTGAATGCGCTGGTGGGAAATCCGGTGCTGATTGAAAGACCGATTGTGATCAATGGCGATAAGGCGCGGATTGGACGTCCGCCAGAAGCGGTGCTCGACATTCTTTAA
- a CDS encoding DsrE family protein, with product MRSVVSYALIAIIGGVVGAAVTQSGDIYDKVTRHFATEPQEAPGFWSTPAIEGYGKIHYEPDAAFKPVAGLSNKIVFQITRSDGAMTAPNLGLERVARVVNLYIASGIPADQLKFVVSVTGDATPAMLDNAHFKQFYGIENPNLKLINELNQAGVKVSVCDQSVAFHHYPNNWIDKSVVHALSSPTTVSTLQNQGYAWLAM from the coding sequence ATGCGTTCAGTTGTTTCATACGCGTTAATCGCCATTATTGGCGGCGTCGTTGGCGCGGCTGTCACACAGAGTGGCGATATTTACGACAAAGTGACACGTCATTTTGCAACCGAGCCACAGGAAGCCCCTGGATTCTGGAGCACCCCGGCGATTGAAGGTTATGGCAAAATTCATTACGAGCCTGATGCCGCGTTTAAACCGGTAGCGGGCCTGAGCAACAAAATTGTTTTCCAGATTACCCGAAGCGACGGCGCGATGACCGCACCGAATCTGGGACTGGAACGTGTGGCGCGCGTGGTCAATCTCTATATCGCCTCCGGCATTCCGGCGGACCAGCTGAAGTTTGTGGTTTCGGTTACGGGTGACGCGACACCTGCCATGCTGGATAACGCCCATTTCAAACAGTTTTATGGCATCGAAAATCCAAACCTGAAGCTGATTAATGAGCTGAATCAGGCGGGAGTGAAAGTCTCGGTCTGCGATCAGTCCGTGGCATTCCATCACTATCCGAATAACTGGATTGATAAATCAGTCGTCCATGCGCTTTCCAGTCCGACCACGGTATCCACCCTGCAAAACCAGGGGTACGCGTGGCTGGCAATGTAA
- a CDS encoding DsrE family protein, giving the protein MRPAALVVMAAVAGFIGGNVLQLPELFDKVSGKMADNKSEPADFWSTPAIDGYGKIHYVDTPAFKPGTTAGLSNKIVFQINHNDGDIRKPNLGLERVARVTNLYYAAGVPLDQLKFVVSINGDAVSSALNNDQFSKAYGVDNPNLKLISELKKAGVQVTICDQSVAFHQLDRNWIDPMVTHTISSGTTVATLENSGYAFLML; this is encoded by the coding sequence ATGCGTCCAGCAGCGTTAGTAGTGATGGCAGCCGTAGCAGGATTTATTGGCGGCAATGTTTTACAGTTGCCGGAATTATTCGATAAGGTCAGCGGCAAAATGGCAGATAATAAATCTGAGCCCGCTGATTTCTGGAGTACGCCTGCGATTGATGGCTACGGCAAAATACATTATGTCGATACGCCGGCATTTAAACCCGGCACCACAGCGGGTCTGAGTAATAAAATTGTTTTCCAGATTAACCATAATGATGGCGATATTCGTAAGCCGAATCTGGGCCTGGAGCGTGTAGCGCGTGTCACCAACCTCTATTATGCAGCGGGTGTGCCACTCGACCAGCTGAAATTTGTGGTGTCGATCAACGGCGACGCGGTGTCGTCAGCGCTGAATAATGACCAGTTCAGCAAAGCCTACGGCGTGGATAACCCAAACCTGAAGCTGATCAGCGAACTGAAAAAAGCGGGCGTTCAGGTCACGATCTGCGACCAGTCCGTGGCGTTTCATCAGCTTGATCGCAACTGGATCGACCCGATGGTCACCCACACCATCTCCAGCGGCACCACCGTTGCCACCCTGGAAAACAGCGGTTACGCCTTCCTGATGCTTTAA
- the hda gene encoding DnaA inactivator Hda, with product MNTPAQLSLPLYLPDDETFSSFWPGENPSLIAALKGALNQQHGSYLYFWSREGGGRSHLLHAACAEMSARSEAVGYVPLDKRTWFVPEVLEGMEQLSLVCIDNIECIAGEPEWEMAIFDLYNRILETGNTRLFITGDRPPRQLNLQLPDLASRLDWGQIYRLQPLSDEDKLQALQLRAGLRGFELPEDVGRFLLKRLDREMRTLFDTLDRLDRASISAQRKLTIPFVKETLGL from the coding sequence CTGAACACGCCGGCACAATTGTCATTGCCACTCTATTTACCCGACGATGAAACCTTTTCCAGCTTCTGGCCGGGGGAAAACCCGTCGCTGATTGCCGCACTCAAAGGCGCTCTCAATCAACAACATGGCAGCTATCTCTACTTCTGGTCACGCGAAGGCGGCGGGCGGAGCCATCTGCTGCACGCCGCGTGCGCTGAAATGTCCGCGCGCAGCGAAGCGGTCGGCTACGTTCCGCTGGATAAACGCACCTGGTTTGTTCCGGAAGTACTGGAAGGGATGGAGCAGCTGTCACTGGTCTGCATCGATAACATTGAGTGCATTGCAGGCGAACCGGAGTGGGAGATGGCGATCTTCGATCTCTATAACCGCATTCTGGAAACCGGCAATACGCGCCTGTTTATTACCGGCGATCGTCCGCCACGCCAGCTGAATCTGCAGCTGCCCGATCTCGCCTCGCGGCTGGACTGGGGACAGATCTATCGCCTGCAGCCGCTCTCCGACGAAGACAAACTGCAGGCGCTGCAACTGCGTGCCGGGTTACGTGGTTTTGAGCTGCCGGAAGATGTGGGTCGCTTCCTGCTGAAGCGACTGGATCGGGAAATGCGCACGCTGTTTGATACGCTGGATCGGCTTGATCGCGCCTCGATCAGCGCACAGCGTAAGCTCACGATTCCCTTCGTTAAAGAGACGCTCGGCCTTTAA
- the upp gene encoding uracil phosphoribosyltransferase has protein sequence MKIVEVRHPLVKHKLGLMREHDISTKRFRELASEVGSLLTYEATADLETERVTIEGWNGPVEIDQIKGKKITVVPILRAGLGMMEGVLEHVPSARISVVGVYRDEETLEPVPYFQKLVSNIEERLALVVDPMLATGGSMIATIDLLKKAGCTSIKVLVLVAAPEGIAALEKAHPDVELYTASVDQGLNEKGYIIPGLGDAGDKIFGTK, from the coding sequence ATGAAGATCGTGGAAGTCAGACACCCGCTGGTCAAACATAAACTGGGCCTGATGCGTGAGCATGATATCAGTACAAAGCGTTTTCGCGAGCTGGCCTCTGAAGTGGGCAGCCTGCTGACCTACGAAGCGACCGCCGATCTGGAAACAGAGCGCGTCACCATTGAGGGCTGGAACGGCCCGGTAGAGATCGATCAGATTAAAGGCAAAAAAATCACGGTGGTTCCGATCCTGCGTGCCGGCCTGGGCATGATGGAAGGGGTGCTTGAACACGTTCCCAGCGCCCGTATCAGCGTGGTGGGTGTTTACCGTGATGAAGAGACGCTGGAGCCGGTTCCTTATTTCCAGAAGCTGGTCTCTAACATTGAAGAGCGCCTGGCGCTGGTGGTCGACCCGATGCTGGCGACCGGTGGCTCTATGATCGCCACCATCGACCTGCTGAAGAAAGCGGGCTGCACCAGCATCAAAGTGCTGGTTCTGGTTGCCGCACCAGAGGGGATTGCCGCCCTGGAGAAAGCGCATCCTGACGTCGAGCTTTACACCGCGTCAGTGGATCAGGGACTGAACGAAAAGGGTTACATCATTCCCGGGCTCGGCGATGCCGGGGACAAGATTTTCGGAACCAAATAA
- the uraA gene encoding uracil permease, translated as MTRRAIGVSERPPLLQTIPLSLQHLFAMFGATVLVPILFHINPATVLLFNGVGTLIYLFICKGKIPAYLGSSFAFISPVLLLLPLGYEVALGGFILCGVLFCLVALIVKRAGTGWLDVMFPPAAMGAIVAVIGLELAGVAANMAGLLPAEGSAPDSKTVLISLVTLAVTVFGSVLFRGFLAIIPILVGVVAGYLLSAFMGIVDWSGVIKAPWFALPTFYTPRFEWVAMLTILPAALVVIAEHIGHLVVTANIVKKDLIRDPGLHRSMFANGLSTVISGFFGSTPNTTYGENIGVMAITRVYSTWVIGGAAILAILLSCVGKLAAVIQAIPVPVMGGVSLLLYGVIGASGIRVLIESKVDYNKAQNLILTSVILIIGVSGAKVHIGAAELKGMALATIVGVGLALIFRVISLLRPEEVVLEAEEPREH; from the coding sequence ATGACTCGTCGCGCCATTGGCGTCAGTGAACGGCCGCCGTTACTGCAAACCATTCCACTCAGCCTGCAACACCTGTTTGCCATGTTTGGTGCCACGGTACTGGTGCCGATTCTGTTCCACATTAACCCGGCGACGGTGCTGTTGTTTAACGGCGTCGGCACACTGATTTATCTCTTTATCTGTAAAGGCAAAATTCCCGCCTATCTTGGTTCCAGTTTTGCCTTTATCTCGCCGGTGCTGCTGCTGTTGCCACTGGGTTATGAGGTCGCGCTGGGCGGATTTATCCTGTGCGGCGTGCTGTTCTGTCTCGTGGCGCTGATTGTGAAACGCGCGGGTACCGGCTGGCTCGACGTGATGTTTCCCCCGGCGGCCATGGGCGCGATTGTGGCCGTCATTGGTCTGGAGCTGGCGGGTGTCGCCGCCAATATGGCCGGCCTGCTGCCCGCTGAAGGCAGTGCGCCCGACAGCAAAACCGTGCTGATTTCGCTGGTCACGCTGGCGGTAACGGTATTCGGTTCAGTGCTGTTCCGCGGTTTCCTGGCAATCATCCCGATTCTGGTCGGCGTCGTGGCGGGGTATCTGCTCTCTGCCTTTATGGGCATCGTTGACTGGAGTGGCGTGATCAAAGCCCCCTGGTTTGCCCTGCCAACCTTCTATACACCGCGCTTTGAGTGGGTGGCGATGCTGACGATTCTGCCCGCGGCGCTGGTCGTGATTGCCGAGCATATCGGTCATCTGGTGGTCACCGCCAACATCGTGAAGAAAGATTTGATTCGCGACCCTGGCCTGCATCGTTCGATGTTCGCCAACGGCTTATCCACCGTTATTTCAGGCTTCTTTGGTTCGACGCCAAATACCACCTACGGTGAAAACATCGGGGTGATGGCGATTACCCGCGTCTATAGCACCTGGGTGATTGGCGGCGCGGCGATTCTGGCGATTCTGCTCTCCTGCGTCGGCAAACTGGCGGCGGTGATCCAGGCGATCCCTGTTCCGGTCATGGGCGGCGTGTCGCTGCTGCTCTATGGCGTGATTGGCGCATCCGGTATCCGCGTGTTGATCGAATCCAAAGTCGATTACAACAAAGCGCAGAACCTGATCCTGACCTCGGTGATCCTGATCATCGGCGTCAGCGGAGCGAAGGTGCATATCGGCGCAGCAGAGCTAAAAGGCATGGCACTGGCGACGATCGTGGGTGTCGGCCTGGCGCTGATCTTCCGTGTGATCTCGCTGTTACGTCCGGAAGAAGTGGTGCTGGAGGCTGAGGAACCACGCGAGCATTGA
- a CDS encoding beta-barrel assembly-enhancing protease, giving the protein MLNRLKKTLIAALLPTLIFTTLTPAHADVSDSLPDIGTTAGSTLSINQELQMGDFYVRQLRASAPLINDPLLNQYINQLGQRLVSHADAVKTPFHFFLIQNDELNAFAFFGGNVVLHSALFRFTENESQLASVMAHEISHVTQRHLARAMEDQKRNAPLTWVGALGSILLAMASPQAGMAALTGTLAGTQQGIISFTQGNEQEADRIGIQVLQRAGFDPQAMPNFLQKLADQSRFSSKPPEILLTHPLPDSRLADARNRANQMRPVVVQSTEDFYLAKVRALGMYATGRNQLTDELLSQYASGNAREQLASQYGKAIQFLQAKSYADAKRIMTPLLAKQPNNVWFLDIMSDIDIGLNQPQQAIALLTAATGAKNSPVVQLNLANAYVEAKQYASASRILNRYTWANKDDPNGWDLLAQASAQQGLNDEELSARAESLALNGQLDQAITALGSASAQVPLGSLKQARYDARIDQLRQLQQRFKQYQKG; this is encoded by the coding sequence ATGTTGAACCGGTTAAAGAAAACGCTAATCGCCGCGCTCCTCCCGACGCTCATTTTCACCACTCTGACACCGGCCCACGCTGATGTCAGTGATTCACTTCCCGATATTGGCACAACGGCCGGTTCGACCCTGTCGATTAATCAGGAACTGCAGATGGGCGACTTTTATGTGCGCCAGCTGCGTGCCAGTGCGCCGCTGATCAACGATCCGCTGCTTAATCAGTACATTAATCAGCTGGGGCAGCGGCTGGTCTCGCACGCCGACGCCGTAAAAACCCCGTTCCATTTCTTTCTGATCCAGAATGATGAGCTCAACGCCTTTGCCTTCTTCGGTGGCAACGTGGTGCTGCATTCGGCGCTGTTCCGCTTTACCGAAAATGAAAGTCAGCTGGCATCAGTGATGGCGCATGAAATTTCACATGTCACCCAGCGCCATCTGGCGCGTGCCATGGAAGATCAGAAGCGCAATGCGCCGCTGACCTGGGTCGGAGCGCTGGGTTCGATTCTGCTGGCGATGGCCAGTCCGCAGGCGGGCATGGCAGCGCTGACCGGCACCCTGGCGGGTACGCAGCAGGGAATTATCAGCTTTACGCAGGGCAATGAGCAGGAGGCGGACCGCATCGGCATTCAGGTGCTGCAGCGCGCCGGTTTCGATCCCCAGGCGATGCCAAATTTTCTGCAGAAGCTGGCCGATCAGAGCCGCTTCTCCTCGAAGCCACCTGAAATTCTGCTGACCCACCCCCTGCCCGACAGCCGTCTGGCGGATGCCCGCAACCGTGCTAACCAGATGCGCCCCGTCGTCGTTCAGTCTACTGAAGATTTTTACCTGGCGAAGGTGCGTGCGCTGGGGATGTACGCCACCGGGCGTAATCAGCTCACTGACGAACTGCTGAGTCAGTATGCCAGCGGTAATGCCCGCGAGCAGCTGGCGTCACAATATGGCAAGGCTATACAGTTTTTACAGGCGAAGAGCTATGCCGATGCGAAGCGGATTATGACGCCACTGCTGGCGAAACAGCCCAATAACGTCTGGTTCCTGGATATCATGTCAGACATCGACATCGGCCTGAACCAGCCACAACAGGCGATCGCCCTGCTCACCGCCGCCACTGGTGCCAAAAACAGTCCGGTGGTGCAGCTCAACCTGGCGAATGCCTATGTTGAAGCGAAGCAGTATGCCAGTGCCAGTCGTATTCTGAACCGCTATACCTGGGCCAATAAAGATGATCCTAACGGCTGGGATTTACTGGCACAGGCTTCTGCCCAGCAGGGACTGAATGATGAAGAGTTGTCGGCACGGGCAGAGAGCCTGGCGCTGAATGGCCAGCTTGATCAGGCAATCACCGCGTTAGGCAGCGCCAGCGCACAGGTGCCGCTCGGCAGCCTGAAACAGGCGCGCTACGATGCCCGTATCGATCAGCTTCGTCAGTTGCAGCAGCGGTTTAAGCAATATCAGAAAGGCTGA